The nucleotide window GACGCCGTCGCTGCGCAACGGCCAGTCCGTGAACAGCATGCCGGGGTCGCCGCCGAGGAGGTCTCTCGCCTGCTTCTGCGCCGGTCCGGTGAGCACCGGCGCGAGTGCCTTGAGGAGGGCGCCGCGCACCGGGTGTCCCGGCGGGCCGGTCGGGACCGGCGGCAGGAACGGCAGGAAGCCGAGGACCAGCAGGCGGGGCCGCCGGTCGCGGCGGACCAGGGCCAGCCCGGCCATCATCAGCGGATCGCACAGCACGACGTCGGCCTCCTGCGCGTCGATGACGCTCAGCTGGGCCGGCATCGCGCGGACGAAGTGGGTGAGGTCGAACCGGGCCAGCTTCAGCCCGCGCAGCCCGGCGCGGCCCGGGATGGTGCCGTCCAGGTCGGTTTCGTCGAAGTCGGCCTCTTCGGGTAGGAGGGCGACGGTGGCCCCCAGCTTCTCGAACGCCTCCCGGTAGCGCGCGCCGGTGACGACGGCGACCTCGTGACCCGCGGCGACCAGCGCCTCGACGACCGGTTTGGTCGGCCCGACGTGACCGCGGGCGGGCTGCACGCAGACGAGTACGCGAGTCATGGCGGCCCCTTTGATCGATACGCTGTACCATCGAATTGATGACGATACCCGAAGGTGCGCGGCGCCGGTACGCATCGCCGGTACGCGAGGAACGCGCGCGGCGCACCCGTGCCCACGTGGTGGCGACGGCGGGGAAGCTGTTCGCCGCGCGGGGCTACGCGGGCACGAGCATGCGGCAGATCGCGGCGGAGGCGGGCGTGAGCCTGGAGACGGTGACGCAGACGGGCCGCAAGCCCCAGCTGCTGCTGGCGGCGTTCCGCGACGGCTTCGCGGGCGACCCGGACGCGCTGAACCTGGACGCCGTGGCGGGCCCGGCAGGCCCGGCGGACCTGCCGCCGGTGGTGTCCCGGGTGGCGGCGGGGCTGCGCGGATCGCTGCCGATCTGGCGCGCCTTCACGACGGCGGCCGCGGCGGACGCGGAGGTGGCGGCGGTCCGCGCGGAGCTGGCGGTGGTGCGCCGCGCGGACATCGCCGCACGCCTGGTGGCGTCGGGCATGGCCGACGGCGGCGAGATCGGGAGGCTGGCGGACGCGATCGGGCTGCTCATGTCGCACGAGGCGTACGACCACCTGACGGCGGTGTGCGGCTGGACGCACGAGGAGTACGTGGCATGGGCCGCGAAGGCGGTCCCGGCCCAGCTGACGCTCGACTGGCGCTGATCGCTGTTGTCCGGCCGCCAGCGCCCCAATGTGGCGTTGGTTGCGTTGGACGCACCGAACGCCACATTGGGTGCGTTGGATGCACCGAACGCCACATTGGGTGCGTTGGATGCACCGAACGCCACATTGGGTGCGTTGGATGCACCGAACGCCACATTGGGGCGCTAACCCGCGGCCGCCTGCAAGCCCCGGGATCCGATGCCGCGCAGCACTTCCACGCGGTCCGAGCCCGGGCGGCTCAGCACCCAGCTCGACCCCGGCACCGCCTTCGCGCGCTTCTTCAACGGCGCCAGCAGCCGCGAAACCTCCTGGTACGAACCGATCGCGTCGCTCGCGCACACCAACGTCGCCAGCGACACCGTCACCGGCAGGCCCTCCGCCGTCCACGTCCGGTCCAGCAGCGCCGCCGCCACCGTCGCGATCTCGTCGACGTCGCAGACCACCAGGAAGTCGTCGCCGCCCACGTGGCTCACCCGCATCCGGCGCAGGCCGGCCGCCAGCTCCGTCAATGCCCCGCCCAGCTCGCGGATCAGGTGGTCGCCCGCCGCGAAGCCCGCCGTGTCGTTGACCGTCTTGAAGCCGTCGATGTCCAGCCACGCCGCCACGAACGGCTCGCCGATCGTGATGCGGCGGGCGACGTCGCGGGCGACCGTGTCGCTGCCCGGCAGCCGCGTCAGCGGGTTCAGTGCCGCCGCCGCTTCGACCTTCGCCTCCGCCACGCCGCGGACCACCTCGGTCACCAGCACCACGCCGAGGCAGCGGCCGAGCTCGTCGACCACGACCACGTCGTCGCCGGTGCGACCCCAGTCGGCGTCGGTGACCAGCTCGAGGAACTCCATCGCGCCCGCGCGGGCCTCGATCGTGTGCGGGGTGTCGGCGAGCCGGGCCGCGGGGCGCTTCGCGTGCAGCGCGTGCCCGTACGGGCCGGTGACGGCCACCAGGAACCGGGTCCGGTCGACCGACCAGCGCGGCCGGTTCAGCTCGTCCACCCCGACCACGCCGCTCGGCGCGTCGGCCGCCGCCAGCACCGCGCGGACCTCGTCGCAGGTCGCCGACTCCGGCAGCGTCGTCGCCGGGCGGAGGAAGTCGCCGACGCACGGCGCCGGTGCCCCGGCCGTGGGGCGGCCGCGGGTGAGCAGGGCCGGCGCGGGACCGGCCGCGGTCGGCGGGGCGAGGAGGTGCCCCTGGGCGATCCGGACGCCGAGGCCGCGGACGGCGTCGAGCTGCGCGTCGGTCTCCACGCCGGTCGCGACGAGCCGGGTGCCGGTGCGGTTCGTGTAGTGCAGCAGCGCCTCGACCACGGCGACGGCGGCCGGTTCGTCCGGCAGCCCGCGCAGCACGGTCCGGTCGAGCTTCACCAGGTCGATCGGCGCCTCGACGAGCAGGCCCAGCGGCAGGTCGCCGCGCCCGAGGCCGTCGAGCGCGAGCCGGAAGCCGAGCTCGGTGAGCGCCCGCATCCCGCCGAGCGCCCGGCCGGCGGGCAGCGGCGCGAACGGCGGGCCGATCTCGAGGACGACGTCGCGGGTGCGGCGGCCCGCGTCGCCGAGCGCGGCGAGGAGGTCGTCGTACAGCGACGGCGGCGCGGCCAGGGTGCGGGCGGAGAGGTTCAGGTGCAGGGGCAGCGACGTCGGGTTTTCGGCGTCCTGCCGGACGGCGGCGACCGCGAGCCCGAGGTCGGCTTCGGCGAGCCTGCCGTCGCGGCGCGCCTGCGCGAGCAGCTCGGGGACCGCTCCGCGGCCGGGCCTGGCCAGCGCTTCGTGCGCCACGACGCCTCCGGTGTGGAGGCTGTACAGCGGCTGGAAGGCGAAGCGGACCGCGCGTGGCGACTTCACGGCCTCGATCGTCGCGGGTCGCGCGGCGCAGCGGAACCGATGTCGGCTGATGTTCACCGGGGCTTACCCACATCGGACCAACTGTTTCAGCCTTGACTTATATAAGTGGCCGCTTGTAGCTTGACGGGGTGCACGCGTTCGACGTCCTCGGCGACCCGGTCCGCCGCCGGATCCTCGAGCTGCTGGCCGACGGCGAACAGGCCGCCGGCGCGGTGACCGAGGTGATCCGGGCCGAGTTCGGCATCTCGCAGCCGGCGGTGTCGCAGCACCTGAAGGTGTTGCGGGACAATGGGTTCGCAGTCGTCCGCCAAGACGGGACGAGACGGCTGTACGCGGTCGGCCACGCGCCGCTGCGGGACGTCGACGGCTGGCTCGACCGGTTCCGCCGGTCCTGGACGCCGCCGCTGGACGCGCTGGCCACCGAAATCGCCCGCGGCAAGCGCGAGCGCCGTCTCGACCAAGGAGAATCCCCGTGATCGACGTCAGCCACCAGATCAGCGCCGTCCGCCGGACGGTCGGCCGGCGCGTGCTCGAAGCGGGCGACGCGCGCGTCATGACGATCAGCCAGGTCTACGACACCGACGTCGACGACATGTGGGACGCGGTGACGAACCCCGAGCGCATCCCGCGCTGGTTCCTGCCGGTGTCCGGCGAGCTGCGCGTCGGCGGGAAGTACCAGCTGGAGGGCAACGCGGGCGGCACGGTCGAGCGCTGCGACCCGCCGAAGAGCTTCGCGGCGACGTGGGAGATGCACGGCGGGGTGAGCTGGATCGAGGTCCGCCTGACGCCGGAGGGCGACGGCACCCGGTTCGAGCTGGAGCACGTCGCGCACGTCGACGACCACTGGGACCAGTTCGGCCCGGGCGCGGTCGGCATCGGCTGGGACATGGCGCTGACGGCACTGGTCCGGCACCTGGCGGCGGACCCGTCGTACGTCGTCGACCCGGCCGAGGCGATGGCCTGGATGGCGTCCCCGGAGGGCGTCTCGTTCGTCACGGCGGCGGGGGAGGCCTGGTACGCGGCGCACGTCGACGGCGGGGAGGACGAAGCCGTGGCCCGCGCCCAGGCCGACCGCTGCCTGGCCGCCTACACCGCCCAGCCGGAGGCCTAACGGTCGTCGTACTTGACCGCCGTCAGGGTGATCACCGCGTCGGCCGGGACCTCGGTGCCGGGCGGCGGGTCCTGGGCCGTCTGGCGCCAGTTGCGGTCGATCACCAGGGCCCGGCCCTGGCCGGTGCCGTCGACCTCGCGCAGGTTGTAGAGCCCGGCGCGCTGCATCGCGTTCTGGGCGTCCTGGTGGTTCATGCCCGAGACGTCCGGGACCTTGATCAGCTTCGCCGGAGCCGAGGTCGCCGTCGCCGTCGACGTCGACGTCGACGTGCCGGGCTCGCCCGGCGGGGCTCCGCACGAGGCCGTGGCGAGGGCGAGTGCGGCCAGGGTCGTGACCATCCGTCGGGGCATACCTCCGGAGTACCCACGCGCCTGCCCGCCGTTCAGGTGAACCTGCGGATAAGGTCGGGCGCATGGATCAGGAGACCGACCCGCGGGCCGCGCGGCGCGATCCGGTGGCGAACGTCGGCGGGTTCACCGACCTGGCGACCAGCCCGTTCCGGATCGACCGCGACCGGATCGCCGCGTCGCCGTTCTTCGCCCGCCTCGGCGGCGTGACGCAGGTCGTCAGCGCCGGCGGGGCCGGGCTGCTGCACAACCGGCTCACCCACAGCCTCAAGGTGGCGCAGGTCGCGCGCGCCGTCGCCGAGCGCATCGCCACCGGGCCCGACGCCGCGCTGGCCGACAAGCTGGGCGGCTGC belongs to Amycolatopsis tolypomycina and includes:
- a CDS encoding TetR/AcrR family transcriptional regulator, which translates into the protein MTIPEGARRRYASPVREERARRTRAHVVATAGKLFAARGYAGTSMRQIAAEAGVSLETVTQTGRKPQLLLAAFRDGFAGDPDALNLDAVAGPAGPADLPPVVSRVAAGLRGSLPIWRAFTTAAAADAEVAAVRAELAVVRRADIAARLVASGMADGGEIGRLADAIGLLMSHEAYDHLTAVCGWTHEEYVAWAAKAVPAQLTLDWR
- a CDS encoding GGDEF domain-containing protein; its protein translation is MKSPRAVRFAFQPLYSLHTGGVVAHEALARPGRGAVPELLAQARRDGRLAEADLGLAVAAVRQDAENPTSLPLHLNLSARTLAAPPSLYDDLLAALGDAGRRTRDVVLEIGPPFAPLPAGRALGGMRALTELGFRLALDGLGRGDLPLGLLVEAPIDLVKLDRTVLRGLPDEPAAVAVVEALLHYTNRTGTRLVATGVETDAQLDAVRGLGVRIAQGHLLAPPTAAGPAPALLTRGRPTAGAPAPCVGDFLRPATTLPESATCDEVRAVLAAADAPSGVVGVDELNRPRWSVDRTRFLVAVTGPYGHALHAKRPAARLADTPHTIEARAGAMEFLELVTDADWGRTGDDVVVVDELGRCLGVVLVTEVVRGVAEAKVEAAAALNPLTRLPGSDTVARDVARRITIGEPFVAAWLDIDGFKTVNDTAGFAAGDHLIRELGGALTELAAGLRRMRVSHVGGDDFLVVCDVDEIATVAAALLDRTWTAEGLPVTVSLATLVCASDAIGSYQEVSRLLAPLKKRAKAVPGSSWVLSRPGSDRVEVLRGIGSRGLQAAAG
- a CDS encoding ArsR/SmtB family transcription factor translates to MHAFDVLGDPVRRRILELLADGEQAAGAVTEVIRAEFGISQPAVSQHLKVLRDNGFAVVRQDGTRRLYAVGHAPLRDVDGWLDRFRRSWTPPLDALATEIARGKRERRLDQGESP
- a CDS encoding SRPBCC family protein, with product MIDVSHQISAVRRTVGRRVLEAGDARVMTISQVYDTDVDDMWDAVTNPERIPRWFLPVSGELRVGGKYQLEGNAGGTVERCDPPKSFAATWEMHGGVSWIEVRLTPEGDGTRFELEHVAHVDDHWDQFGPGAVGIGWDMALTALVRHLAADPSYVVDPAEAMAWMASPEGVSFVTAAGEAWYAAHVDGGEDEAVARAQADRCLAAYTAQPEA
- a CDS encoding PASTA domain-containing protein, yielding MVTTLAALALATASCGAPPGEPGTSTSTSTATATSAPAKLIKVPDVSGMNHQDAQNAMQRAGLYNLREVDGTGQGRALVIDRNWRQTAQDPPPGTEVPADAVITLTAVKYDDR